The DNA region TTTATGTGTTGAACAGTATAGATGCCATTGACCTGATGGAAAACATGCACACTGGTGAAGGTGAAAAATTATCAACTTGCCAATTTCAAGTGTTCCGTTACTTAGTTTGAGAATAGAACAGACAAAAACGAACTAGAGCTTCGAGTGAAGGATGCATGGCTCTCTTAAAACTAGGGATGTAAATTGGTGACCTTTAGGTGCACCTCCAatcctctttagttcaaatattTGTACTGCTTCTCCAAAATGAGATCCTATTTTAGAAAAGTGGCACAaatatttgaactaaagaggGTTGGAGGTGCACCTAAGGGTCACCAATTTGTACCCCCACTTAAAACTCAGCCTGCAAACAAAAAATTTGAGATACACACCCATAtgaattttgaatttgagttccAACTCCGAAACTCATTATGTCACTGTTCTTAAAGGTGAACACCTAGCCTAATCTAGGCATTACATGCCACCCACCAGCCTAGAGCCTAATTGCCTACTATTCCAATCAGGTGTCATGCGCCACCCAGCTGCTCACCTAGCACCTTGCGCGTTCAAAAGTCAGAACACTGCATTAACTATGCTAGTTTGATGGTCTGAAGTTCACAGCACCATGTAGAAGTTTGCTACAATAGAATTGGCAGCCAACAGAACTCCATATTAGAAGCCTGAGATGTCCCAAATTTTGGAACAAGTTACTTTGCTATAATGGAATTGGCAACCAACTGAACTAGTCCTCTTTGGGAGCTCCCTGGATTGGGATATTCCATCTTAAAACTATGATCAAACTGGAAGCCTGAGATGTCCCAAATTTTAAAACATGTTACGGCTCCTAGCCTGAGATGTCCCAGAACACTGCATTAACTAATCAGGAAGCCTGATCAAACCACATTGACATCTAGAAGTGAACTGTCTTCAGACATGAACTGGAAGTTGCATGGTCATATAGAAGTTACCATTGGCCGAATCCATCTCGTTCTGGCTGGTCAGCTTTTCAGCCTCCTCCTCCGTCCCAACCTCGAGAGGTCCTCCGCCGAAGCTCATATGGTTGTAGCTCAACAGGCACGCCTTGTCGAAAACATACCCGGGCTCTGACCAAACGTGGTGGATCCGAAATAAGAGAAGGAACAGCAAACCGAATCCAACTAGAGAACGCCACATATTCGAGCCGAGCAGCTCGACACGCTGGTCCTCGAAACAAATGCGCGAGGAAGCACGGGAGGAATCCTGACCTCGCCTCGCGCTGATCCTGCGGTCGAAGAGCCGGACGACGTCGGCGCCCTCCAGGCACGCGGCGTAGGAAATCATCCTGCGACAACGCGGAAGCAGCGGTTCACCCCCAGAAAAGGCGCGGCCAAAGAAAAGGCCACGCGGAAGGAGAGGACTGAAGCGGCGGCTGAAGGCCTGAAGCTGGGGGAGAACGAAACTCACAGCGCGAGCTcccgggcggcgcgggggctgCAGAAGCGGCCGGAGCGGTCGACCTTGGCGTGCGCGGGCGTGGTTGCGGGCGTACCCGAtgtcgcgggcggcggcggcgggctggagACCACCAgcggcgcgcgggaggaggcgacggcgcggggcGGATGCGGTGCCGCGAGCGACCGGGCGCGCCGCGGGGCCGGGCCCGCCAGAACACGGCACGGCCTGGGTCCCGCTggggaggacgacgagggggaGAATGTGCGTACGGCCGGTGCTGCTTCCATTTCGTTCAGTGCGTGGGGGAGGCCGCCGGCGGAAGGAGCGGAGGGGAGCAGCGACCAGCGAGCTCGGAATGGAGCGGGCGAGGAGGGGATAGCGAGGGGATAAGGCCGGGGGGGTTGCTACTTGCTTTGCCGGAAGGAACAACTTTTGGGCCGGGCCCGTCAATCGGGAGCAAAGCTTCTGCACGGGCCTCCCGTCGTTTCGGGCCGTCGTTCCTATCAGCATATATTATGGGCCGCATCGCGCCTGGACGGCCTCTTGCCAGGCATATAACTGGCGAAGCTTCAGTCAGTTGCTCAGGACAGGAGGTGACGCCGTTGTACGTCACTCTCGGGCTCCATTCCAAAGCTGATTTCCTCCCGATCTGAGGTGGGGACGTGGATGATTGGCTGGGGCTGGCGTTATCCATGGCAAGGCATCCTCATCGTTAGTTCTACATGTGAAGCACGCACGCGGCACGCATGCATAGCCAGCAGCGCCGCTGGCGCTGGGAGGTGGGAGCCTGGAGCGCGACGAGATGACGTTGACGGGGAAGAAGGCGGAGCAGAGGCAGAAGGCCGGTGGCCAGTCCCTGGCTCCAGGTCCTTCGTTCTCTCTTCTCTGCGTGTCCACCGTGCTCCGTGCACGGCCGGTCGCCGACTCGCCGCCGTTCGTGTCCTCGTCAGCGTCTTGGCCGGATCGGGGGCGCTAGCTGCTAGCTCGTCGCGATCATACATGCCGCGCGAGCGCCAAACTGTAGTTTGAACAAGCATCAATTAGGACCTCAATATTTCTTACGTATATATATACGTCCCTTAAATCGAAAGGGATTACATTATGGACCTCAGAATGATCTGATAACACGAGATTATCTACAAAAACCGAACAAAAATCTTTACAGGCGAGATCCCCTCCTCTAGCCGTCAGCACCACACGCCAGTCACAGAGCAACCTGCAGGACACCACGAAGAACCAAGAGGAGcagcgccatcgccgccggggcgcgccgccgcctccccgcgGCCGCCGACACCGCGATCTGTATGGTGAAGTTGCAGGTGTCCGTGGACGGGTTCTGCGCCGTCGGCGCCGCGAGGCCCTGGAAGTCGCAGCTGCCCTCCACCTGGTTCTGCGTCTGGAAGTACATGTTGAACGCGTACGACGCGTTGCCGACGGCGTCCATGCCGTTGCACGACGAGCCATACCCGAGCGCGGTGCAGTCGGAGAAGGTGCACGCGTAGGTCACGCTGTCGCCGATCTTGCCCAGGTCCGGCGCGTTCGGGTTCACCACGCACCACTGCCGGGGCAGGTACTGGaccccgcgcgccgccaccaGCGCCGTGTTCCCGCCCTGCCCGGACAGGTCCATCGGGTACTTGGGCTGGCCGTCGTACCGCATGATGCCCCAGTGCCGCTCGAAGTCGCCCGGCGCCACGCTCTTGGCGTCCTCGTCGATCAGGCTGAACAGGTACACCTCGATGTACTGGCTCTGCCGCAGCGGCGTGCCGGCCTTGGCCGCCAGCttccgcagcagccccgcgtaGAACTTCTGCGCGTACGCCGCGGTGGCGTGCTTGTCGCCGTCGGTCGGCCAGCCGACCTCGCCGACCACGACGGGGAGGCCGCCGACGCCCGCCGCGCCGAGCGCGGACACGAGCGTGTCGAAGTTGGCGTCGAACACGTTCGTGTACTGGATGCCGCTGCCGGTGTCCACCACGGGGCTGCTCGTGCCGTCGAAGAAGGCGTAGTCCAGCGGGAAGCCGTCGTTGCCGTAGAGGCTCAGGAACGGGTAGATGTTCACGGTGAAGGGCGCGCCGCTCTGGTTGAGGAACTGCACGATCTCCGTCATGAGGTCGGCGATGTCCGCGCGGAACCGGCCGGCGGACGGGACGGGGTTGCTCGTCGGGGAGTTGTACACGTCGGCGTTCAGCGGCACGGTGGCCTTGATGGTTTCGCCGAGGCCGGCGTCGTTGAGCGCGCGCTGGATGTTCTGCAGGGCGGGCAGCGTGACGTTCAGAAACGTGCCGTTGAAAGACGACAGGAAGGGTTCATTCCCAACGGCTACGTATCTGCACGCAAAAATTGACAATGAGAATGCTTCATGCTTGTGTGGTAGAACTGGAATCAAATAATCTGCATTGACTAATTTACGTTATCTGCCATCAGGTTGTTTTCAGACAAGCTACAGTGCCATGAAGTGTTGTAAAAGCTCCTTTTCTGAAGATCTTCCAAGCGATGAACTTTACGCGCAAAACTAAAGCATTTATCAGAAAACTTTAAAGTGATCTCATGTCCTACAGACTAGTGCATGTCCAGTAGGCGCCCAGTGGCCACTGCAATTAGATAATTGTCCTACTTTAAGAGAACTAATCCCCAAGAACTTAGGGGGATTATTCTTGTGCGTTCAGGAGTGCATGTAACTTATCTTCAGACATCCCACCCCCACAAGGCCTAGCAGATAGTAACACCCAAGGTTAGATTCTTCAGACAGCAAGTGGATAGCACAAATGCAATGGATACCCATAGCTTTATGTCGCGACTTGTTGATGTCAAGTTTGACACTTTACTGATCATAAAGACTTACTCCGAATCAGCTGACAGAATAACCACGTCACCCCACGGTTAGTACTTTTAAGCGACAACCTCATAGTAGATCATACTATAAACCAAGAATAAGAGCTTCTAAGGATTTTTTTTGCATTACATGCTTGAAATTTGGAGTAAAAATGGTCAAATATGCTGCTGAAGAATCATGGACAGTACTGACATTTACATCCTTGAACCAGCATAAAAAGTATGCTTCCATGCAGTGTTTGCTGGACCCAAGAATGTCTAGCATGTCATAATCAAACTCAAAAAATCTCATTATGTTCATTAAAAAAAGATCAGCATCCCCATCCAATCCAGTGATTACGGGCCAGTTTTTTTACTGTTATGCTTATGGAATTCAGTTTGTTAAAGTGTATGTTTACGGTTTCGGATAATATTTTGCTGTGACCAATATAAAAAATATGAACTTTCTTCTTTGAGGGAAAATATAATTTTGAAAAAACAATTAAATTATTTAGAAAAGCACAGCAGACGCAGCCTACAAGCATGGCACGACACTGAAGCACCAACTGCGCAGTTGAAAAGGATTGCACCAAGACCAATTCGCCATCAAAGTAAAGAAGAACCAGAGAGCAGGATCATCATGTCAAAGCTAATACAGATAGATGGAGGCTCGAGCACCAGGACTCACTTGATGTTCACGCCGCCGTCGAAGTTGTAGCGGCTGACGTTCTGGTGCACCCAGTCCCTGGCCGTGCCGTAGTCCGTCATCATGTCCAGCATGTTGTTGGGGATGCCCACCATCACCTCGATGCCGCTGCCGGCGAGCGCGTCCATCGGCCCGGGGTCGGCGTCGAACAGCTTCACCTTCCTGATGCCGTTGTCCTCCAGCATCCGCACCACGATGTCCGACGGCAGCCTGTGCGTCGCCATCGTGCCCCAGTTCACCCCgagcgcccccgccgccggcagcccggcgaccgccgccgccgccaccagagcGGCTGCGAGGGCCTGCCGGTAGCACGCCGCCATGGAAGACGGCGGTACCTGTCGCTGTCAGCTGTGCacgtgcacgcgcgcgcgagcACGTATGAGCTCAAGAGACGCTCGGCTTTCTCTCTTGGGGCGTCGGAGGAAGAAGCCGACGCGAAATTgggtgatggagagagagattGGAGGGAGTGGGCAACGGGTGTTGTTCTTCTAGTGGCCGGCTGCCTCGCTTTTGTTATTCGAGGGGAACAAGGACAGGGGATTTTGGATAGAACAACGTGTGATGACCAAGAACCACATAggcggaagaagaaaggcagagcAGCTGCACAGCTCAAGGGAAAAAAGCTTCAAACTTTTACCATCCAAGAACTTGTACCGCACTTCGCTTTCGTAGACATCCGCAATGAAAGACTGTACATGAGGCTGCTGTCAATTTGTCACAAGGCCAagcagaggagagggaggaacTGAAAGAAAGATCAAGCGACAGATCAGAAGGATGGTTTCAGCTGTTGATGACAGTCCTTCGTCAGGTAGTAGGAGAAAGGAAGGTGGAGACGGTGAAGCCTCAAGTCAAAATGTGACGCAACGGTTCAGGTTCAGTAGCCGGTGGATCCAGATTTTTCTCGGCGTAAAGGTGGAGGAAATGAGCGTGAGGCGGAAGGATTTCTCTGTTCTTGAGGTGATGGTAAGCCACGGGGACAGGTTCGTGGCTAATGCGGTAACGCGAGTGATGGGAATTGAAAGCGAGGGCCCTTTGGAGTGTTGTGTGTACAAAAGGGACGTCCACGATTCCTGCTCGACGCCCGTTTGTGAGCAGCTCCTTTCGACCAGAATTGGATTTGGAGAGCACATGAAATATCTAGGTTTTTCATTGAAATTCTTCAGGAATATAGCTGGCTGGAGAGTGGATTGAAGTGTCGAAGCATGTTGCCATTGTTTAGGGAGTAATGGAGGAGGTTAAAATTGGCACCAAGCTGTCGTGCTTAGCATGTGGATGACATTTGACAGGGGAGGGTTTGTGATGCACGCACGTAAGCACGTTGCTCTTGAGAGATCAATCGGCCACGGACAGGACGACCAAACGTTCATCGTGAAGACCTAGCAG from Panicum hallii strain FIL2 chromosome 9, PHallii_v3.1, whole genome shotgun sequence includes:
- the LOC112877090 gene encoding glucan endo-1,3-beta-glucosidase 8-like, with amino-acid sequence MAACYRQALAAALVAAAAVAGLPAAGALGVNWGTMATHRLPSDIVVRMLEDNGIRKVKLFDADPGPMDALAGSGIEVMVGIPNNMLDMMTDYGTARDWVHQNVSRYNFDGGVNIKYVAVGNEPFLSSFNGTFLNVTLPALQNIQRALNDAGLGETIKATVPLNADVYNSPTSNPVPSAGRFRADIADLMTEIVQFLNQSGAPFTVNIYPFLSLYGNDGFPLDYAFFDGTSSPVVDTGSGIQYTNVFDANFDTLVSALGAAGVGGLPVVVGEVGWPTDGDKHATAAYAQKFYAGLLRKLAAKAGTPLRQSQYIEVYLFSLIDEDAKSVAPGDFERHWGIMRYDGQPKYPMDLSGQGGNTALVAARGVQYLPRQWCVVNPNAPDLGKIGDSVTYACTFSDCTALGYGSSCNGMDAVGNASYAFNMYFQTQNQVEGSCDFQGLAAPTAQNPSTDTCNFTIQIAVSAAAGRRRRAPAAMALLLLVLRGVLQVAL
- the LOC112877763 gene encoding uncharacterized protein LOC112877763; this encodes MEAAPAVRTFSPSSSSPAGPRPCRVLAGPAPRRARSLAAPHPPRAVASSRAPLVVSSPPPPPATSGTPATTPAHAKVDRSGRFCSPRAARELALMISYAACLEGADVVRLFDRRISARREPGYVFDKACLLSYNHMSFGGGPLEVGTEEEAEKLTSQNEMDSANEAEVLSAPPKLVYNNFVLRLSRELLVAVASGWDKHVDIIDKIIPQTWKDEPVARILELCILHIAMAEMTSKGTPHKVVINEAVDLAKRFCDGGAPRVINGCLRTFVKDHVDNTGTSQAAESKA